From the Tachyglossus aculeatus isolate mTacAcu1 unplaced genomic scaffold, mTacAcu1.pri scaffold_136_arrow_ctg1, whole genome shotgun sequence genome, one window contains:
- the LOC119922992 gene encoding olfactory receptor 1102-like: MTYPGQSGCWPYATNPQFESSHLGLHNPGARKNSGNMDASKRGERCQKNGSGDDRPLVNLHVGHGLFGSIHGVSRGGLSALSTKVGPRSGDQSTLPGIDTVDSTVGPRRSGALKSIDGSNSQSPWSRLWHHPIQNSSPRRKDHFGVDRRGPGVKGNLGVGMVPFATSSFVWLLDMVSVNLHNDSTITEFVLMGFPVPEELQIILFLVFLAIYLFTVVGNLGMVLLIRMDSRLHNPMYYFLSVLSFLNACYSSVVTPKILVNFLAGNKSISFSDCAAQMLFFVTLGTTECFLLAAMAYDRYVAISNPLLYMAVMSPRIYVLLIIGSYIGGLLHGILHTSATFSLSFCGSNEIRHCFCDIPPLLSLSCSDTHINELLLFNGVSAIEVVTILIVLVSYGYILAAILRIRSTQGRHKAFSTCTSHLAGVTIYHSTILVAYVRPISSYTLEHGIMASLFYTVVIPMMNPVIYSLRNKDVKDAFKKVLEKHFQ, from the exons atgacgtATCCTGGCCAAAGCGGGTGCTGGCCTTATGCCACAAACCCccaatttgagtcttcccatttgggtcttcataaCCCTGGTGCCAGGAAAAACAGTGGAAATATGGATGCCAGCAAAAGGg GGGAAAGATGCCAAAAGAACGGATCGGGTGACGACCGACCTCTCGTCAACCTTCATGTCGGACACGGACTGTTTGGGAGTATCCATGGCG TCAGTAGAGGAGGCCTCAGCGCTCTCAGCACCAAGGTCGGCCCTCGTTCCGGGGACCAGAGTACTCTGCCGGGAATCGATACCGTGGACTCGACCGTGGGACCGAGAAGATCCGGAGCCCTTAAATCTATAGACGGGTCAAACTCCCAGAGTCCCTGGTCCCGTCTCTGGCATCATCCCATACAGAACTCCAGCCCCCGGAGAAAGGACCACTTTGGTGTTGACCGGCGTGGGCCTGGGGTGAAGGGAAACCTAGGAGTAGGAATGGTTCCATTTGCAACGTCCAGTTTTGTGTGGCT ATTGGACATGGTGTCAGTGAACCTGCATAATGACTCTACTATAACTGAGTTTGTTCTGATGGGATTCCCGGTTCCTGAGGAGCTACAGATCATCCTGTTCTTGGTGTTTCTAGCCATCTATCTCTTCACTGTGGTGGGGAACCTGGGAATGGTTCTGCTGATCAGGATGGACTCCCGGCTTCATAACCCCATGTATTACTTTTTGAGTGTCTTGTCTTTCCTGAATGCCTGCTACTCTTCAGTGGTCACCCCCAAGATATTGGTGAATTTTTTAGCGGGGAATAAATCCATCTCTTTTTCTGACTGCGCCGCACAAATGCTTTTCTTCGTAACTTTGGGAACCACTGAGTGTTTTCTTCTGGCTGCTATGGCTTATGATCGCTATGTGGCCATTTCTAATCCTCTGCTCTACATGGCCGTTATGTCACCCAGAATCTATGTGTTGCTCATCATTGGCTCCTATATTGGTGGCCTCCTGCATGGCATCTTACATACATCTGCCACCTTCAGTTTATCCTTCTGTGGTTCCAATGAAATCAGACATTGTTTCTGTGATATTCCCCCACTCTtatccctctcctgctctgataCGCACATCAACGAACTGTTACTCTTTAATGGTGTAAGCGCTATTGAGGTGGTCACCATCCTGATTGTGCTCGTCTCCTATGGCTACATCCTGGCTGCCATCCTGAGGATCCGTTCCACTCAAGGGAGACACAAGGCTTTTTCaacctgcacctcccacctggCAGGAGTAACCATATATCACAGTACGATACTCGTCGCGTACGTCAGACCCATTTCAAGCTACACTCTGGAGCATGGCATAATGGCGTCTCTATTTTACACGGTTGTGATTCCCATGATGAATCCCgtaatttacagtctaaggaacaaggatgtgaaggatGCTTTTAAAAAAGTTTTAGAGAAACATTTTCAGTGA